The following are encoded together in the Culex pipiens pallens isolate TS chromosome 1, TS_CPP_V2, whole genome shotgun sequence genome:
- the LOC120430976 gene encoding proto-oncogene tyrosine-protein kinase ROS isoform X4, producing MQRILVLLVVVILAGSQSRGQSLTEVELEDDYQVATQELEQHCVHRCPDQNRTGFNEHLDASCGSDCYLAQCAVGCKLWELALESSCQNVCNKTDQDLLEPKELYCVMGCNDALNRYFRWLKSMIGTPPAPALVADSLTATSLSLEWEVPKWLVQFSHYKNHSPQSYLVQWRYEEVAGDWKFCRNQSMGDNSTIRVDNLQPYTKYRFRVALLLSPHHDEVLISEQSVIILTLAHGPPMSEPKIVRAVAVDYSRISISWEPGPFPNGPVLSYVLQIKDIDPSGYSALKDIPESNSSRYYIYEKLTPGRNYSVSVKMRNPEGEGPPSTTYVQTPPQPLDLDEDIQPTLILGAERSVLSQGSDLLSDPPTDFYRSPHHKIRGTAIHIRKNLIFVSDEAGNIVKAPLLKGAEKNRTIILTPEAGHNFKPTLLSVDWLNDHLYILGQVTVNGLWQISRCDFNGDRMTVAIAGLQRQPIHFEVDPYNGYLFWVIRTFYADAGLFRLDLGDISNGVKHEITPIQLINHHNLGAFAVEHTRFRVLVADQDSNTVLAISLDGKTIENIRNNTQSPRFKQVKAITYANELFYWTNGKEVIAEDLHKKQNLYYHNAYPFALPITYFTICANLSSAQPIPVPVNPPRNVQALLTNKKIKIFWNVPHLLGIKGKGAWQEWMYKLELVAEITGKVVAYPDITGTTFTSMDVELLKPGQEYVIKAAAYTPAGRGPWGTEFRVRTLKDSHERHLLWSGSEGIMRSDVIGDGVETLISRTELEDGVVTDIAWFESILYVVSNSSLVFYNQSESGIGKVRELESVECVTVDWIGRRLYYYNPSQQMIMRSSLHGEQHEPIHNVKNVREIKFDALRGYIYYTSEFSMEAFRLNGKDKHSYYMENDRFTGKVVIGLTLDMDNERVYWIVRSISNSELFSAHMAGTGTGKISSMVTVLSDQSPRGSLTHFSDRLLWLQHDEVVVGDLQGKNLAHIKNQKLSGARAFTIIDPAHHIYPEDVQNINVLPMKVNDSSIRIQGTWKKFSIVWDPVANVNYGKVFYKLTIKVKSRTEIHELSKTSFAFNSAGANFVPAHTEINVTISAFTYWRSSIFSSARLYSPSGKPSPPLRPRVFVKHFQNPIQNSHSIDATFRWSPPKNSNGPIIGYKVHCSYEEDDTVKHVLQGELINGTERIVPNLVHNVSYSFRVQALTSAREGDLTAAQVINTAEDHPIPQALIVTSEHVFLYDFDSQQSTNVVGTSTPINFIVRLDREGKLFWVDENNELFQFYGSSKTKLHTISGPVQSLTIDWIQRVLYWSQLESVGSAIYAFDLNRSDKEAVHLERIVYRAGNMSNLVVSPMDRKLFWTERVPEDVIFVHSFEENKTEEFFDDSFEECPNRTAGITVHPVLTLQTSVDEEARLFWAETGAFRSIGLNSKTCMNFEFEYNPEMHSVAKDGDHFYWLEKDTAFVRMDYGGSIDSEKFDEIRTLLPLRLQYYPERRCLIPLQKEQDYQVKLLQRTEDSLTLLLPKAEVHQNCTIEPSAIRYQIFYEEYRPVQTNETEDCELRNCSLVSSYDRSTTIRGLKPFTKYQFQVKLVNYYQEQIGLTQDLLESPRLGSPTVFSTAAGAPSTPENVSAVAISPTEAVVHWSPPKVKNSDRVWYEIHWQTENIHDGLKNRQQQTFVDFDETLSHLSMNLTRLQPSKAYTIWIRAYSSNTTFSESYQVNIVTFPEPEEIMLQSISSTELSVKWRPHVNISTYKLQYSAMGSKVWETVFETGVNVSSPEDDIFQVTGLQPKTQYRFIVLLFYPNRQDPYMWPSDTKFIYETEADRPSAPGRPIVTQIRQEFYRVIWEAAKDNGAPIQEYALEALVRSPRNTNRVERSAVTAAGSAELEDYGEDDMNNTIPTRVDVSSTDSEEYETFDEHWEQVYNGTEVYWFIPENRPLHKHTFRVRAKNSCGWGPYSGESEPISAPLISGQASSFLIIGVIAASSILLLIFVLICVCDVELANLRELPRRGNFIHSNNILYSSGPLTDSEIALLPQIRRDQITMTRFLGCGAFGEVYEGIVKGFGAEAETSVAIKTLRKGATEQEKAEFLQEAHLMSNFKHKHILKLIGICLEFDSLLIVMELMQGGDLLSYLRSNRPTPGVPSSLTLLDLISMCVDVATGCRYLEETHFVHRDLACRNCLVSSPDPKDRVVKIGDFGLARDIYKNDYYRKDGEGLLPVRWMSPESLVDGVYTSQSDIWAFGVLLWEIMTLGQQPYPARNNVEVLHYVRGGGRLGRPQDCPEELYQLMLKCWSYSPEDRPTFRYLLEVLKSLKERTSDSIQITSQFPCKVQNGAIFNRSYLLSDINHNPFMADIKFGSSGSGGAFIITPPTSSSGSGATVMTTTIPKYLELVYDDNHSSNSKCSTGEDVPLTTGLTVALPNCQQTMGETTDNGYEIPIHDIILRQQQSPAGSFKGRTFSSSSTVSNVSTLPASAAGTSGTHQHQPPRIDDCSSLEALLPMNSILTVRLPDEEESLPAQAPSPSVDSGAENNSISGKEQSQQQVSLPAEECKTVM from the exons AACAAAACCGACCAGGACCTGCTGGAGCCCAAGGAGCTGTACTGCGTGATGGGCTGTAACGACGCACTAAACCGGTACTTCCGGTGGCTCAAGTCGATGATCGGGACGCCGCCAGCACCGGCGCTGGTCGCCGACAGCTTGACGGCCACGTCCCTCTCGCTCGAGTGGGAAGTTCCGAAGTGGTTGGTGCAGTTTTCGCACTACAAGAACCACAGCCCGCAGAGCTACCTGGTGCAGTGGCGGTACGAGGAGGTCGCCGGCGACTGGAAATTCTGCAGGAACCAGAGTATGGGCGATAACTCGACGATACGGGTCGATAATCTGCAGCCGTACACCAAGTATAGG TTCCGGGTAGCGTTGCTCCTGTCGCCCCACCACGACGAGGTGCTCATCTCGGAGCAGAGCGTCATCATCCTGACGCTGGCGCACGGACCGCCCATGTCCGAGCCAAAAATTGTACGCGCCGTTGCGGTAGACTATTCACGAATCTCCATATCATGGGAACCCGGACCGTTCCCGAACGGTCCGGTCTTGTCATACGTACTACAGATCAAAGACATCGACCCCTCAGGATACAGTGCTCTCAAG GACATCCCGGAGTCGAACTCGTCCCGGTACTACATCTACGAGAAGCTGACCCCCGGACGGAACTACTCCGTTTCGGTGAAGATGCGCAACCCGGAAGGGGAAGGTCCCCCTTCCACGACCTACGTACAGACACCGCCGCAACCGCTGGACCTCGATGAGGACATCCAGCCGACGTTGATTCTCGGAGCGGAACGATCCGTTCTCTCCCAAGGGTCGGACCTGCTGTCGGATCCTCCGACGGACTTTTACCGCAGTCCGCACCACAAGATCCGCGGTACGGCGATCCACATCCGCAAGAACCTGATCTTCGTGTCCGATGAAGCGGGAAACATCGTGAAGGCTCCGCTACTTAAAGGAGCTGAGAAGAACCGAACGATCATTCTAACCCCGGAAGCGGGTCACAACTTCAAGCCTACCTTACTATCGGTAGACTGGCTCAACGACCATCTGTACATCCTCGGTCAAGTCACCGTCAACGGACTGTGGCAAATCTCGCGCTGTGACTTCAACGGAGATCGTATGACGGTAGCGATCGCTGGACTACAGCGACAGCCGATACACTTTGAGGTCGACCCGTACAACGGGTATCTGTTCTGGGTCATTCGTACTTTCTACGCCGATGCCGGCCTCTTCCGGCTCGATCTCGGCGACATCTCAAACGGAGTCAAGCATGAAATCACACCGATACAGTTGATCAACCACCACAACCTGGGCGCCTTCGCCGTTGAACACACCAGATTTCGCGTACTCGTAGCAGATCAGGACAGCAACACCGTGCTGGCGATTTCGCTCGACGGCAAAACCATCGAGAACATCCGCAACAACACGCAGAGTCCGCGCTTCAAGCAGGTCAAGGCGATTACGTACGCCAACGAGCTGTTCTACTGGACCAACGGAAAGGAGGTGATCGCGGAAGATCTGCACAAGAAGCAAAACTTGTACTACCACAATGCGTACCCGTTCGCGCTACCAATCACGTACTTCACAATCTGTGCGAATCTCTCCTCGGCGCAGCCGATCCCAGTTCCGGTTAACCCGCCACGCAACGTCCAAGCTCTGCTGACCAACAAGAAGATCAAGATATTCTGGAACGTGCCGCACCTGCTCGGCATCAAGGGCAAGGGTGCCTGGCAGGAGTGGATGTACAAGCTGGAGCTGGTCGCGGAAATCACGGGCAAGGTGGTAGCATATCCGGACATTACCGGAACCACCTTCACGTCCATGGACGTAGAGCTGCTCAAACCGGGACAAGAGTACGTGATCAAGGCGGCGGCGTACACCCCGGCAGGTCGTGGTCCCTGGGGTACGGAGTTCCGGGTGCGAACGCTCAAGGACAGCCACGAGCGGCATCTGCTTTGGTCAGGCAGTGAAGGAATCATGCGAAGTGACGTGATCGGTGACGGCGTTGAAACGCTGATCAGTCGGACGGAGCTGGAGGACGGGGTTGTGACGGATATCGCGTGGTTCGAGAGTATCTTGTACGTGGTGAGCAACTCGTCGCTGGTGTTCTACAATCAGAGTGAAAGTGGGATTGGGAAGGTTAGGGAACTGGAGTCGGTTGAGTGCGTGACGGTAGACTGGATCGGACGACGACTTTACTACTACAACCCGTCGCAGCAGATGATCATGCGGAGCAGTCTGCACGGTGAACAACACGAACCAATTCATAACGTGAAGAACGTGCGGGAGATCAAGTTTGATGCGCTGCGGGGGTACATCTACTACACATCGGAGTTTTCGATGGAAGCGTTCCGGTTGAACGGGAAAGACAAGCATAGCTACTACATGGAGAACGATCGATTCACTGGAAAGGTGGTGATCGGATTGACTCTCGATATGGATAACGAGCGGGTTTACTGGATCGTACGAAGCATCAGCAACTCGGAACTGTTCAGTGCACACATGGCTGGAACGGGAACCGGGAAGATATCATCGATGGTGACGGTGCTTTCGGATCAGTCCCCACGAGGGTCGTTGACCCACTTTAGCGATCGTCTTCTCTGGCTTCAGCATGATGAGGTTGTCGTAGGAGATCTGCAAGGAAAGAACCTCGCGCACATCAAGAACCAGAAGCTGAGCGGAGCTCGAGCATTCACGATCATCGACCCGGCACATCACATCTATCCGGAAGACGTACAGAACATCAACGTGCTACCGATGAAGGTCAACGACAGCTCGATCCGCATCCAGGGCACCTGGAAAAAGTTCAGCATCGTGTGGGATCCGGTAGCGAACGTCAACTACGGCAAGGTGTTCTATAAGCTGACGATCAAGGTCAAGAGCAGAACCGAAATCCACGAGCTGTCAAAAACATCGTTCGCTTTCAATTCAGCTGGAGCGAACTTCGTTCCAGCGCACACGGAAATCAACGTCACCATCAGCGCCTTCACGTACTGGCGATCGTCAATCTTCTCCAGCGCGCGACTGTACAGTCCTTCGGGAAAGCCATCGCCACCGTTGCGCCCCCGAGTGTTCGTCAAGCACTTCCAGAACCCCATCCAGAACTCGCACAGCATCGACGCAACGTTCCGCTGGTCGCCACCGAAGAACTCCAACGGACCCATCATCGGGTATAAGGTGCACTGCTCGTACGAGGAGGACGACACCGTCAAGCACGTACTGCAGGGTGAGCTGATCAACGGTACCGAGCGGATCGTCCCCAACCTGGTCCACAACGTGAGTTACTCGTTCCGCGTGCAAGCTCTGACGAGTGCTCGCGAAGGTGACTTGACGGCGGCGCAGGTGATCAACACGGCTGAGGATCATCCGATTCCACAGGCACTGATCGTAACCTCGGAACATGTTTTCTTGTACGACTTTGACTCACAGCAGTCGACGAACGTGGTGGGGACATCGACGCCGATCAACTTTATCGTTCGACTGGACAGGGAAGGGAAGCTGTTCTGGGTGGATGAGAATAACGAGCTGTTCCAGTTTTACGGAAGTTCCAAGACGAAGCTGCATACGATCAGCGGACCGGTGCAGTCGTTGACGATCGATTGGATTCAGCGGGTTCTGTACTGGTCCCAGCTGGAGTCGGTGGGTAGCGCAATCTATGCGTTCGATCTGAACCGAAGTGACAAGGAGGCCGTTCATTTGGAGAGGATCGTGTACAGAGCTGGGAATATGAGCAACCTGGTGGTTTCGCCTATGGATCGGAAGCTCTTTTGGACGGAAAGGGTTCCGGAGGATGTCATATTTGTGCACTCGTTTGAGGAGAACAAGACGGAAGAGTTCTTCGACGATAGCTTCGAGGAGTGTCCGAATCGGACGGCTGGGATTACGGTACATCCGGTGCTGACGCTGCAAACGTCGGTAGATGAGGAAGCTCGGCTGTTCTGGGCGGAGACTGGAGCTTTCCGGAGTATCGGACTGAACAGCAAGACGTGCATGAACTTTGAGTTCGAGTACAATCCGGAGATGCACAGTGTGGCGAAGGATGGCGATCACTTTTACTGGCTGGAGAAGGATACGGCGTTTGTGCGGATGGACTATGGGGGCTCGATCGATTCGGAGAAGTTTGATGAGATCAGGACTTTGCTGCCGCTAAGGTTGCAGTATTATCCGGAGAGACGGTGCTTGATTCCACTACAAAAGGAGCAGGATTATCAGGTCAAGTTGCTCCAGCGAACTGAGGACTCACTGACACTGTTGCTGCCTAAGGCAGAAGTGCACCAGAACTGTACGATAGAACCGAGCGCTATTCGGTACCAAATATTCTACGAAGAGTACAGACCCGTTCAAACTAACGAAACTGAAGACTGCGAACTGCGGAACTGCAGCTTGGTGAGCTCGTACGATCGCAGTACGACCATCCGGGGGCTGAAACCGTTCACCAAGTACCAGTTCCAGGTCAAACTAGTCAACTACTACCAGGAACAGATAGGACTGACACAAGACTTGCTGGAAAGTCCGCGGTTGGGATCACCAACGGTGTTCTCCACGGCCGCGGGAGCTCCCTCGACTCCGGAAAATGTAAGTGCCGTGGCGATCAGCCCCACGGAAGCGGTGGTCCACTGGTCACCGCCCAAGGTCAAGAACAGCGATCGAGTCTGGTACGAGATCCACTGGCAGACGGAGAACATCCACGACGGGCTGAAGAACCGCCAGCAGCAGACGTTTGTTG ATTTCGACGAAACACTCAGCCACCTTTCGATGAACCTGACGCGGCTGCAACCGAGCAAGGCGTACACGATCTGGATCCGGGCGTACTCTTCCAATACGACGTTCAGCGAGAGCTACCAGGTGAACATCGTTACGTTCCCCGAACCAGAGGAGATCATGCTTCAGTCCATCTCGTCTACCGAGCTGAGCGTCAAGTGGAGACCGCACGTGAACATCTCGAC GTACAAGCTGCAGTACTCCGCGATGGGAAGCAAGGTTTGGGAAACGGTGTTCGAGACGGGCGTCAACGTCAGCAGTCCGGAGGACGACATCTTCCAAGTGACCGGACTGCAACCCAAGACACAGTATCGCTTCATTGTGCTGCTGTTCTACCCGAACCGCCAGGATCCGTACATGTGGCCATCGGACACCAAGTTTATCTACGAAACCGAAGCCGATCGACCGAGCGCTCCAGGACGACCGATCGTGACCCAGATCCGGCAGGAGTTCTACCGAGTCATCTGGGAAGCGGCAAAGGACAATGGAGCACCGATCCAGGAGTACGCGCTGGAAGCACTGGTGCGATCCCCAAGGAATACAAACCGCGTGGAACGATCAGCGGTGACGGCTGCCGGCAGTGCCGAGCTGGAGGACTACGGCGAAGACGACATGAACAACACGATCCCGACTAGGGTGGACGTTTCGTCGACAGACAGCGAGGAGTACGAAACGTTCGACGAACACTGGGAGCAGGTGTACAACGGAACCGAAGTGTACTGGTTCATCCCGGAGAATCGACCTCTGCACAAACACACCTTCCGGGTGCGGGCAAAGAACTCCTGCGGCTGGGGACCGTACAGCGGCGAAAGCGAACCCATCAGCGCTCCTCTAATCTCCGGCCAAGCCAGCAGCTTCCTAATCATCGGAGTGATCGCTGCTTCGAGCATCCTGCTGCTGATCTTCGTGCTGATATGCGTCTGTG ATGTGGAGCTAGCGAACCTCCGCGAGCTGCCCCGCCGGGGCAATTTCATTCACAGCAACAACATCCTGTACAGCTCCGGGCCGCTCACGGACTCGGAGATTGCGCTGCTGCCGCAGATCCGGCGCGATCAG ATCACCATGACCAGATTCCTGGGCTGCGGAGCGTTCGGTGAGGTGTACGAAGGCATTGTCAAGGGGTTCGGTGCCGAAGCGGAGACTAGTGTGGCGATTAAG ACCCTTCGCAAGGGCGCTACCGAGCAGGAGAAGGCCGAGTTCCTGCAGGAAGCACACCTGATGAGCAACTTCAAGCACAAGCACATCCTGAAGCTGATCGGCATCTGTCTGGAGTTCGACTCGCTGCTGATCGTGATGGAGCTGATGCAGGGTGGTGACCTGCTGAGTTACCTCCGCTCGAACCGGCCCACGCCGGGGGTACCATCCTCGTTGACGCTGCTGGATCTGATCAGCATGTGCGTGGACGTTGCGACGGGCTGTCGGTACCTGGAGGAGACGCACTTTGTGCACCGGGACTTGGCTTGCCGGAACTGCTTGGTTTCGTCGCCGGATCCGAAGGATCGCGTGGTGAAGATCGGTGACTTTGGACTGGCGAGGGATATCTACAAGAACGATTACTACCGGAAAGATGGCGAGGGATTGCTTCCGGTGCGGTGGATGTCTCCGGAAAGCTTGGTGGATGGAGTGTACACCTCGCAGTCGGACATCTGGGCGTTTGGAGTACTGCTTTGGGAGATCATGACGCTTGGGCAGCAGCCGTATCCGGCGCGGAACAACGTTGAGGTTTTGCATTACGTCCGGGGTGGTGGTCGACTTGGTCGACCACAGGATTGTCCGGAAGAGCT ATACCAACTAATGCTTAAATGCTGGAGCTACTCACCCGAGGATCGACCAACGTTCCGGTACCTGCTGGAGGTGCTCAAGTCACTGAAGGAGCGCACCAGCGACTCCATCCAGATCACTTCCCAGTTCCCATGCAAGGTGCAAAACG GTGCGATCTTTAACCGATCCTATCTGCTTTCCGACATCAATCACAATCCGTTCATGGCAG ATATTAAATTCGGCAGCAGCGGAAGCGGCGGGGCCTTCATCATAACCCCGCCAACGTCTTCGAGCGGTTCCGGCGCGACGGTCATGACCACGACGATACCAAAGTATCTGGAGCTCGTCTACGACGACAACCACAGTTCCAACAGCAAGTGTTCCACCGGCGAAGACGTTCCGCTGACCACAGGCTTGACCGTGGCGCTGCCAAACTGCCAGCAAACCATGGGTGAGACGACGGACAACGGGTACGAGATCCCGATCCACGATATCATCCTGCGGCAGCAGCAATCCCCGGCCGGAAGCTTCAAGGGTCGAACCTTCTCGAGCTCGTCGACGGTCAGCAACGTTAGTACGTTGCCTGCGTCGGCAGCCGGAACTTCCGGAACCCACCAGCACCAACCCCCTCGGATAGACGACTGCTCCAGTCTGGAGGCACTGCTCCCAATGAACTCGATCCTTACCGTACGGTTACCGGACGAGGAGGAGTCGCTGCCGGCGCAAGCACCGTCACCGTCGGTTGACAGTGGCGCCGAGAACAATAGTATTAGTGGCAAAGAACAATCGCAGCAGCAGGTCAGCTTACCGGCAGAGGAGTGCAAAACGGTTATGTAA